The Gammaproteobacteria bacterium nucleotide sequence TCCAGCGCGCGCTTGCCGTCTGCTCCGGATACTACCGGCTCCGTATCGTCGCGGATCGCCTTCAGGAACAACTCGATTTCGGTCTTCAGCGCGTCGCCGTCTTCATATTGAAATTGTTCGCTTTCGATCTCGGCCACGCTCGGAAACATCTCGCCGGCGCCCTTGCGGTGCACGGACAGAGTACGATCCTGAAAATCGATGGAGATATAAGCATCGTGCTGGAACACCCGCATCTTGCGTTCCACCTTGGTGCTGACCCGGCTGGCGGTAACATTCGCCACGCAGCCATTCTCGAATACCAGTCGCGCGTTGGCGATGTCCACGGCGCCGGACAGCACGGGCACGCCGCTGGCATCGACACGCGCGAGGTCCGAGCGCACGATGTTCATGATAATGTCGATGTCGTGGATCATCAGGTCCAGCACCACGCTCACGTCGGTGCCGCGCGGCTTGTAAGGCGCGAGCCGGTGCGACTCGATGAACAGGGGCCGCTCCAGCACCTGATCGAGGTTCAGGATCGCGCTGTTGAAACGCTCCAGATGCCCGACCTGCAATACGCGGCAATGTGCACCCGCAAGCTCGATCAGCGCCTGCGCCTCGGCGACCGTCGCCGTCATCGGCTTTTCGATCAGCACATGACTGCCGTGCGCGAGAAACGCTGCCGCCACTTCATAATGCAGGCCGGTCGGCACTACAATACTGACCGCGTCAACGCGCCCGAGCAGATCACGATAGTCGTACCTGGCCTCCACGCCGTGCTCCGCGGCCACCGCGTCGGCGGCCATCGTATCGATATCGACCACGGCGAGCAGCCGGCTATCAGCAAGTTGCGCGTACTTCTGAGCGTGAAATCTGCCGAGATAGCCGACGCCTACGACGGCGGTTGTGATTGGCGGCATGCTTGATTGATGTTTTGACGTGACGCGAGTATAGGCACTAAAGCCGTTGACCGAAACCCGAAGGCCGTTGATCAAAATCCCAAAGCCAAGAACAGGCGAACCGGTGATTGTCCCCGCATCCGTTGCCGCAATCTTGTTAAAGCCTTTAAGCTCGGGCTGCGCTCGCCCGTGACTGGATCGCGCGCCCTCATCGCCGGTGTGGACGAAGCGGGGCGCGGTCCGCTGGCTGGGCCCGTATACGCCGCCGCGGTGATTCTGCATCCACGGCGACCGATCCGCGGGCTGGCCGATTCCAAGCTCCTGACTCCGCAAGTTCGCGCCGAGCTTGCCGCACTGATCCAGCAACGCGCGTTGGCCTGGGCGGTGGCGAGCGCGGACGTCGAAGAAATCGAGATTCACAATATCCTCGGCGCCACCATGCTCGCGATGCGGCGTGCGGTGAGTTCGCTTTTGATCGCCCCCGGGCACAGTCTGATCGACGGTAACCGCTGTCCG carries:
- a CDS encoding Gfo/Idh/MocA family oxidoreductase; this encodes MPPITTAVVGVGYLGRFHAQKYAQLADSRLLAVVDIDTMAADAVAAEHGVEARYDYRDLLGRVDAVSIVVPTGLHYEVAAAFLAHGSHVLIEKPMTATVAEAQALIELAGAHCRVLQVGHLERFNSAILNLDQVLERPLFIESHRLAPYKPRGTDVSVVLDLMIHDIDIIMNIVRSDLARVDASGVPVLSGAVDIANARLVFENGCVANVTASRVSTKVERKMRVFQHDAYISIDFQDRTLSVHRKGAGEMFPSVAEIESEQFQYEDGDALKTEIELFLKAIRDDTEPVVSGADGKRALETAIRITDMVTGRC
- the rnhB gene encoding ribonuclease HII, which codes for MAGVDEAGRGPLAGPVYAAAVILHPRRPIRGLADSKLLTPQVRAELAALIQQRALAWAVASADVEEIEIHNILGATMLAMRRAVSSLLIAPGHSLIDGNRCPPLPCPASAVVGGDASVPAISAASILAKVTRDREMRVLGAHYSVYGFAANKGYGTSLHLAALKRHGPCACHRRGFAPVRRMLEAHAYSRGYIQGE